One region of Mycolicibacterium insubricum genomic DNA includes:
- a CDS encoding TetR/AcrR family transcriptional regulator yields the protein MTGTERRHQLIDIARSLFAERGYDGTSIEEIAQRAGVSKPVVYEHFGGKEGLYAVVVDREMSALLNGITSSLTNNRSRVRVERVALALLTYVEERTDGFRILIRDSPASISSGTYSSLLNDAVGQVSSILAGDFARRGLDPELAPLYAQALVGSVSMTAQWWLDVREPPKEVVAAHLVNLCWNGLTHLESHPVLHEE from the coding sequence ATGACCGGCACCGAGCGTCGGCATCAGCTCATCGACATCGCCCGTTCGCTGTTCGCCGAACGCGGCTACGACGGCACGTCCATCGAGGAGATCGCCCAGCGCGCCGGGGTGTCCAAACCGGTCGTCTACGAGCACTTCGGCGGCAAGGAAGGGCTCTACGCCGTCGTGGTGGACCGCGAGATGTCGGCGCTGCTGAACGGCATCACCTCGTCGCTGACCAACAACCGGTCCAGGGTGCGGGTGGAACGGGTGGCCCTGGCGCTGCTGACCTACGTCGAGGAACGCACCGACGGGTTCCGCATCCTGATCCGGGACTCCCCGGCCTCGATCAGCTCCGGCACCTACTCCAGCCTGCTCAACGACGCCGTCGGTCAGGTCTCCTCGATTCTGGCCGGCGACTTCGCCCGCCGCGGCCTCGACCCGGAGCTGGCGCCGCTGTACGCGCAGGCGCTGGTCGGTTCGGTGTCGATGACCGCGCAGTGGTGGCTCGACGTCCGCGAACCGCCCAAGGAGGTGGTCGCCGCCCACCTGGTCAACCTGTGCTGGAACGGCCTGACCCACCTGGAGTCGCACCCGGTCCTGCACGAGGAGTAG
- the glmU gene encoding bifunctional UDP-N-acetylglucosamine diphosphorylase/glucosamine-1-phosphate N-acetyltransferase GlmU, with protein sequence MSTHRDAVVVLAAGAGTRMRSDTPKVLHTLGGRSMLAHAVHTAAGTDPEHLVVILGHDRERIAPVVAELAAQLGRDIAIAVQEEQLGTGHAVACGLGALPADFDGTVVVTSGDVPLLDADTLRALTEQHRSAGAAATVLTTTVADSTGYGRILRTQDGEVIAIVEEADATPQQRAIAEINSGVYAFDIDALRSALERLSSNNAQHELYLTDVIAIARAGGGSVRALHIEDAALVAGVNDRVQLSALTAELNRRLVAALQRSGVTVVDPATTWIDVEVSVGRDTTIHPGTQLQGTTAIGTHCTIGPDSTLRDVAVGDGATVVRTHGSDSWIGAGAEVGPFAYLRPGTVLGDSGKIGTFVEVKNATIGTGTKVPHLTYVGDADIGEQSNIGASSVFVNYDGETKSRSRIGSHVKTGSDTMFIAPVQVGDGAYTGAGTVLRNDVPPGALAFSENTQRTIEGWVEEKRPGSKSAEAAKKAREAR encoded by the coding sequence ATGTCAACACACCGCGACGCCGTAGTCGTGCTGGCCGCCGGTGCCGGCACCCGGATGCGGTCCGACACCCCGAAGGTGCTGCACACCCTGGGCGGACGCAGCATGCTGGCGCACGCCGTGCACACCGCGGCCGGAACCGACCCGGAGCACCTGGTCGTGATCCTGGGCCACGACCGGGAACGCATCGCCCCGGTGGTCGCCGAGCTGGCCGCCCAACTCGGCCGCGACATCGCGATCGCCGTGCAGGAAGAACAGCTTGGCACCGGGCACGCGGTGGCCTGCGGGCTCGGTGCACTGCCGGCGGATTTCGACGGCACCGTGGTGGTCACCTCCGGTGACGTCCCGCTGCTGGACGCCGACACCCTGCGGGCCCTGACCGAGCAGCACCGCAGCGCAGGCGCCGCGGCGACCGTGCTGACCACCACCGTCGCAGACTCGACCGGTTACGGCCGGATCCTGCGCACCCAGGACGGCGAGGTCATCGCCATCGTGGAAGAGGCCGACGCCACCCCGCAGCAGCGTGCCATCGCCGAGATCAACTCCGGGGTGTACGCGTTTGACATCGACGCGCTGCGCTCGGCGCTGGAGCGGCTGTCGTCGAACAACGCCCAGCACGAGCTGTACCTGACCGACGTCATCGCGATCGCCCGGGCTGGGGGCGGCTCGGTGCGGGCGCTGCACATCGAGGACGCGGCGCTGGTCGCCGGCGTCAACGACCGGGTGCAGCTGTCGGCGCTGACGGCCGAGCTGAACCGCCGGCTGGTGGCGGCACTGCAGCGGTCCGGGGTCACCGTCGTCGACCCGGCCACTACCTGGATCGACGTCGAGGTCAGCGTCGGCCGCGACACGACCATCCACCCGGGCACCCAGTTGCAGGGCACGACGGCCATCGGCACCCACTGCACCATCGGCCCGGACAGCACCCTGCGCGACGTGGCCGTCGGCGACGGCGCGACGGTGGTGCGCACCCACGGCAGCGATTCCTGGATCGGGGCGGGTGCCGAAGTCGGCCCGTTCGCCTATCTGCGGCCCGGCACCGTGCTCGGCGACAGCGGCAAGATCGGCACGTTCGTCGAGGTCAAGAACGCGACGATCGGCACCGGGACGAAGGTGCCGCACCTGACCTATGTGGGTGACGCGGACATCGGCGAGCAGTCCAACATCGGCGCGTCGAGTGTGTTCGTCAACTATGACGGCGAGACCAAGAGCCGCTCGCGCATCGGCTCGCATGTGAAGACCGGTTCGGACACCATGTTCATCGCCCCGGTGCAGGTCGGCGACGGCGCCTACACCGGCGCCGGCACCGTGCTGCGCAACGACGTGCCCCCGGGCGCGCTGGCGTTCTCAGAGAATACCCAGCGCACCATCGAAGGCTGGGTGGAGGAAAAACGCCCGGGCAGCAAGTCCGCCGAAGCCGCGAAGAAGGCCCGCGAGGCGCGCTGA
- a CDS encoding ribose-phosphate diphosphokinase, whose amino-acid sequence MGQDWTDNRKNLMLFSGRAHPELAEQVAKELGVEVTPQTARDFANGEIFVRFHESVRGCDAFVLQSHPAPLNEWLMEQLIMIDALKRGSAKRITAIMPFYPYARQDKKHRGREPISARLVADLLKTAGADRIITVDLHTDQIQGFFDGPVDHMRGQSLLCGHIAENYADQDLVVVSPDSGRVRVAEKWADALGGVPLAFIHKTRDPLVPNQVKSNRVVGDVKDKTCILTDDMIDTGGTIAGAVKLLHEDGAKDVIIAATHGVLSDPAAQRLADCGAREVIVTNTLPITEEKRFPTLTVLSIAPLLASTIREVFDNGSVTGLFDGSA is encoded by the coding sequence GTGGGCCAGGACTGGACCGACAATCGTAAGAACCTGATGCTGTTCTCCGGCAGGGCTCACCCCGAGTTGGCAGAGCAGGTGGCCAAGGAACTCGGCGTCGAGGTCACCCCGCAGACCGCCCGGGACTTCGCCAACGGCGAGATCTTCGTCCGGTTCCACGAATCCGTGCGCGGCTGCGACGCCTTCGTGCTGCAGAGCCATCCCGCGCCGCTCAACGAATGGCTGATGGAACAGCTGATCATGATCGACGCGCTCAAGCGCGGCAGCGCCAAGCGGATCACCGCGATCATGCCGTTCTACCCGTACGCCCGCCAGGACAAGAAGCACCGCGGCCGCGAGCCGATCTCGGCCCGACTGGTCGCCGACCTGCTCAAGACCGCCGGCGCGGACCGGATCATCACGGTCGACCTGCACACCGACCAGATCCAGGGCTTCTTCGACGGCCCGGTGGACCACATGCGCGGGCAGTCGCTGCTGTGCGGCCACATCGCGGAGAACTACGCCGACCAGGACCTGGTCGTGGTCTCCCCCGATTCCGGCCGGGTGCGGGTCGCCGAGAAGTGGGCCGACGCCCTGGGCGGTGTCCCGCTGGCCTTCATCCACAAGACCCGCGATCCGCTGGTGCCCAACCAGGTGAAGTCCAACCGCGTGGTCGGCGACGTCAAGGACAAGACCTGCATCCTGACCGACGACATGATCGACACCGGTGGCACCATCGCCGGGGCGGTGAAGCTGCTGCACGAGGACGGCGCCAAGGACGTCATCATCGCCGCCACCCACGGTGTGCTGAGCGATCCCGCCGCGCAGCGCCTCGCCGATTGCGGCGCGCGTGAGGTAATCGTCACCAACACCCTGCCGATCACCGAGGAGAAGCGGTTCCCGACGCTGACCGTGCTGTCGATCGCCCCGCTGCTGGCCAGCACCATCCGCGAGGTGTTCGACAACGGCTCGGTGACCGGCCTGTTCGACGGGTCCGCGTAA
- the arsC gene encoding arsenate reductase (glutaredoxin) (This arsenate reductase requires both glutathione and glutaredoxin to convert arsenate to arsenite, after which the efflux transporter formed by ArsA and ArsB can extrude the arsenite from the cell, providing resistance.), with translation MARIYHNPRCSTSRKTLELLRDNGIEPEIVLYLNAPPSRAELAALIADAGIDVRTAVRRKEALYRELRLDDLDDDALLDAMVANPILIERPFVVTAKGTRLARPIDAVDEIL, from the coding sequence ATGGCCCGGATCTACCACAACCCGCGCTGCTCGACGTCGCGCAAGACCCTGGAACTGTTGCGGGACAATGGGATCGAGCCGGAGATCGTGCTGTACCTCAACGCCCCGCCGTCTCGCGCCGAGTTGGCCGCACTGATCGCCGATGCCGGGATCGACGTGCGCACCGCCGTCCGCAGGAAGGAAGCTCTGTACCGCGAGCTGCGTCTCGACGACCTCGACGACGACGCACTGCTCGACGCCATGGTCGCCAATCCGATCCTCATCGAGCGGCCGTTCGTGGTGACCGCCAAGGGCACCCGGCTGGCGCGGCCCATCGACGCTGTCGACGAGATTCTGTAA
- a CDS encoding oxidoreductase, with protein sequence MGWTAGRLPSFAGRTVVVTGANSGLGEVTARELARVGARTILAVRNTAKGEAAADTMFGNVEVRELDLANLKSVRAFADGLDGEIDILINNAGIMAVPYGLTADAFESQFGTNHLGHFALTGLLLPRITDRVVTVSSMAHWTGRINLDDPNWKARPYSAWGAYGQSKLANLLFTRELQRRLDRGGLALRALAAHPGYSATELQSHTGPNLSGKLMIIGNKLATSPDFGARQTLFAASQDLAGDSFVGPRFGYAGPTTTVGRSPAARNDRTAAALWELSEQLTGVDFGI encoded by the coding sequence ATGGGCTGGACCGCGGGCAGGCTGCCGTCATTCGCCGGCCGGACCGTCGTGGTGACCGGCGCGAACAGCGGCCTGGGCGAGGTCACCGCCCGGGAGCTGGCCCGGGTGGGTGCGCGGACGATACTGGCGGTGCGCAACACCGCCAAGGGCGAGGCGGCTGCCGACACCATGTTCGGCAACGTCGAGGTCCGCGAGCTGGATCTGGCGAACCTGAAGTCGGTGCGGGCGTTCGCCGACGGCCTGGACGGCGAGATCGACATCCTGATCAACAACGCCGGCATCATGGCGGTGCCTTACGGGCTGACCGCCGACGCATTCGAGAGCCAGTTCGGCACCAACCACCTCGGCCATTTCGCGCTGACCGGGCTGTTGCTGCCCAGGATCACCGACCGGGTGGTCACGGTGTCCTCGATGGCGCACTGGACCGGCCGGATCAACCTGGACGACCCGAACTGGAAGGCCAGGCCGTATTCGGCGTGGGGCGCCTACGGGCAGTCCAAACTGGCGAACCTGCTGTTCACCCGGGAGCTGCAGCGGCGGCTGGACCGCGGCGGTTTGGCGCTGCGGGCCCTGGCCGCGCATCCGGGATACTCGGCCACCGAGCTGCAGAGCCACACCGGGCCGAACCTGAGCGGCAAACTGATGATCATCGGGAACAAGCTGGCGACCAGCCCGGACTTCGGCGCCCGTCAAACCCTGTTCGCGGCCTCTCAGGACCTGGCCGGGGACAGTTTCGTCGGGCCCCGGTTCGGCTACGCCGGGCCCACGACCACCGTCGGCCGCTCCCCCGCCGCCCGCAACGACCGCACCGCCGCGGCGCTGTGGGAGCTCTCCGAGCAGCTGACCGGCGTCGACTTCGGGATCTGA
- a CDS encoding 50S ribosomal protein L25/general stress protein Ctc, with translation MAKNASTGNKLTATVRTETGKGASRRARRNGRVPAVLYGHGSDPQHLELNAHDFAAVLRNAGTNAVLALDIDGKEQLALTKALEIHPIRRNIQHADLLVVRRGEKVTVEVNIIIEGDAASGTLVTQDANSIEIEAEALSIPESLTVSVEGVEAGTQITAGQIELPAGVSLVADPELLVVNIVAAPTAEELDAEGAGESEGAEAGEAAAEPAAEAGAE, from the coding sequence ATGGCCAAGAACGCCAGCACCGGCAACAAACTCACCGCGACCGTGCGCACCGAGACCGGCAAGGGCGCCTCGCGTCGCGCCCGCCGCAACGGCCGGGTGCCCGCCGTGCTCTACGGCCACGGCAGCGATCCCCAGCACCTCGAGCTCAACGCCCACGACTTCGCCGCCGTGCTGCGGAACGCCGGCACCAACGCCGTGCTTGCCCTCGACATCGACGGCAAGGAGCAGCTGGCGCTGACCAAGGCGCTGGAGATCCACCCGATCCGGCGCAACATCCAGCACGCCGACCTGCTGGTCGTCCGCCGCGGCGAGAAGGTGACCGTCGAGGTCAACATCATCATCGAGGGTGACGCCGCGTCGGGCACCCTGGTCACCCAGGACGCCAACTCCATCGAGATCGAGGCCGAGGCGCTGTCCATTCCGGAAAGCCTCACCGTCTCGGTGGAGGGCGTGGAGGCCGGCACCCAGATCACCGCCGGCCAGATCGAGCTGCCCGCCGGTGTCTCGCTGGTCGCCGATCCCGAACTGCTGGTGGTCAACATCGTCGCCGCGCCGACCGCCGAAGAGCTCGACGCCGAGGGCGCCGGCGAGTCCGAGGGCGCCGAGGCGGGCGAAGCTGCCGCCGAGCCGGCCGCCGAGGCCGGCGCCGAGTAA